The Stenotrophomonas sp. ASS1 genome segment GAAACGGTGGCATCCCACGGCAGGTTGTAGCGGAACTGCACGTCGTGGAAGGTCACGGCACCGCGCTCGTTGTACGCGGTCGGCGACTTCAGCCACGGAGCCAGGAAGGTCGGATCGGAGCATTCGTCCGCATAACGCGAGGCGTTGAGGCAGCGCTCCTTCACACCGGAGTAGTAGCGTGCCGTCCAGCTGACGCCGAAGTCACCCACATCCCAGCCCAGCACCAGGTTCGAGCGCACGCGGAACGCAAGGCTGGTGGCGGTGCCGATGGTGTTGGCAACGCCGTTGATCGGCGTGATCGCTTCGCGGACATCGTTGGTGGAGCGGTAGACGTTCTTGCTGACGTAGGTGCTGGTCCAGCCTGCGCTCAGCTTGCCGTAGCTGGTGTCGACGCGGTAGCTGACATCCAGGTCGTAACCTTCGGTCTCGGCAAAGCCGGCATTGCGGTTGCCGAACTTCAGGCCGGTGACGATGCCGTTGGACGGGTCACGGCTGAAGCGGCTGCAGCGCGATTCGATGCCCTGCTCGTAGCAGTCCCTCAGGATCTGGTTCGGACTGTCACCGACGATGGTGTTGTCGATGCGGATCTTCCACCAGTCCAGCGCCACGTTGAGGTTGCTGAGGAAGGTCGGGCTCCACACCAGGCCCAGCGTCTTGCTGGTCGAGGTTTCCGGAACCAGCAGCGGGTTCGAACCGGACACGAACGGCGTCGGGGTCGCATCCTGCGCCGTGGTCACCGGGGCGTTGCCCTGCTTCAGCTGGCGGAAGTTGGCGGCATCGGCGATGTCACGTGCGCATCGCGCGCGGACTTCGGCACTGCCCTTGGCCGAGCCGAACACGGTGTCGCACGGATCGCTGAACTGCGCGAAGGTTTCCGAACCACCACCGTACAGGTCGTTGATGGTCGGGGCGCGGAAGCCTTCTGCCCAGGTACCACGGACCAGCAGCTGGTCGATCGGCTTCCACTTGAAGCCGAACTTGCTGTTGAGCGTGTTGCCGAAGGTGTTGTACTTGGAGTAACGGGTGGCGGCACTGAAGCTCAGCTCACGCGCACCGGGCAGGTCGGCCAGCACCGGCACGCTGAGCTCCAGGTAGGCTTCCTTCACGTTGTAGCTGCCACCGGTCGGGCCTGCGGCCAGGTTGGTGGTAGCGCCGGTCTGGGCCAGGGCATCGGGGGTGTAGCGGCCATCTTCCTTGCGGCTTTCCACGCCGAAAGCGAAGCCGAGGTCGCCGGCCGGCAGGGTCATGATGCTGCCGGACAGGTTGGCGAACGCGTTCTTGGTGGTGGTCCGGCCGGTGGTGTGCTCCGCCGGGAACAGCCAGGCCATCAGTTCTTCATTGCCGGTCAGTCCGTTCGGATCGTTCTTGCCGTAGGGCACCAGCGGGTTCCACGGCGTGCAGCCGCTGATCACCGCGCCCGGACGGCCACACATCACCTTGCCGGTGGCCGGATCCAGGAACGACGGACCCACGGCGTCACGCACGCGCTTCTTGTGCAGGTTGCCGGTGGCGGTAGCGGTCAGCTCGTTGCGGTTGTACTGGTAGCCCACGTCCCAGTCGAAGTAGCGCTGGCCGATCTCGAAGCTGCCATCCAGCGACACTACCGCACGGTAGGTCTTCAGTTCGCTGGTGCTCACACGCGGGATTTCCCAGGTGCGGCGGTTCCAGGCCACGTCGGTTGGCTTGGCATAGCCGTGCTGGTTGCCGAACGGATTGAAGTAGCTGTCCTTGGACATCAGGCCGGTGGCGGTCGGGTCGCCCGAGATGGACACCGAGCTGGACTGCAGGGGGTAGCCTGCAATCTGGCGCTCGGCCGAACGCTTGTTGTAGCCGAATTCGGTGCGCAGGTTGACCTGGTCGGTGATCTTGAAGCGACCGTCGAAGTACACCGAATCACGCTTGAGCGGATACATGACGTGCATCTGTTCGTTGGCGTTGCTGACGTCGCCGGTGAACGGGGTCGCATCGGTCAGGTGGTAGTTGGCCGGGTTGGTCGGGTCAGCACCACGGTTGAGCGAATAGCCGCAGCCGTCCTTGGTGTTGGTGCAGCCCGGGCCGCCCTTCAGGCCGGTGACCTGGCCCCACTGGCTCAGCGTGGTCCAGTTGGAGGCATCGTTCGGGTGGCGGTCGCTCACGCCGTACTTGCTGAACCAGCGGTCCTTGGCCCAGACGCTCTTTTCTTCGGAGTGCTCCAGTGCCAGGGTCAGCGACACGCGGTCATTGCTCCAGCCACCCACCACGTCGAAGCGATCGCGCGCGCCGTCACCTTCGCTGTACTGACCGTGGTAGACGTTGGCGGTCACGCCGTTGACGTTGGAACGGGTGATGATGTTGACCACGCCGGCCATCGCATCGGAACCGTAGATGGCCGACGCGCCATCCTTCAGCACTTCGATGCGCTCCACCGCCGACACCGGCAGCGAGGACACATCCTGCAGGCCCGAGGTGCTGATGCCCAGGCGCTTGCCGTTGACCAGCACCAGGGTGCGCTGCGCGCCCAGGTTGCGCATGTCGATGTAGGTGCCGCCGGTGTTTTCGCCCGAGCTCAGTGCGTTTGCACGGCTGATCGCCGGGCTGCCCATGGCGGTCACGTTCTGCAGGATGTCGGCCACCGAGCTGAAGCCCTGGCGCTCGATGTCCAACCGGCTCAGTGCCAGGACCGGCTGAGCGGTCTCCACGTCCACCTGGCGGATGCGCGAGCCAGTGATCTCGATGCGATCCAGGGTGGTCGGCGCGGCGGTGCTGCCACTCTGGGCGAACGCAGGCAGGGCGGCCAGCGTCGCAGTGGTTGCCAGGGCGTAGCGGATGGCCTGCCCCAGGGGGGTGGTACGTGAAGTCATGACGAGCTCTCTCTCTCTCAGGTCGTGCAGGGACGCCAAAAGGGGCGTCGAAGAAATCGGCCGCCCACAAGCGGACCGATGACCCGATAGTAGTCTCGTTGGTTAATGCTCTGTAAAGAGGTCGTGTCGATTTGTACCAGGCTTCATCGTCAGATTTCACGAAAGCTCAACAAAAGCAGTCGCTTAGCTGTAACGCTGAATGCGCTCCCCCGACTTGATCTGCTGCGTCGCAGCAGGTCAACCGGGGGCGCATGCGCGAACCGTAACGGTGTGTGACCTTCTTTCCCTCGCGGGAAAGCGTGAGCCTCAGGCTACGAAGGGCCGGAACTGGATGCCCAGCCCGGCGATGCCGTCGGTCTCGCCGATCAGATCGGCGCGCAGCAGTGGCCGGGCATCAATGAAGGCCTGCGGCACGATCAACGACAGGCGGTTGTCGTCGGCGGTCAGTTCCAACGCCGGCAGTGGATCGTCCTCATGGGCACGATTGAGCAGCACCGCCAGGCGCAGCAGGGCGGCCAGCCGGCGAGCGGTCAGCAGCAGGCGCTCGGGCAGGGCGTCGAAGGCGGTCTTGGTCACGCTGCGGCGATGGCTGCGCACCAGCGCGGCCAGCATCTGCTGTTCCTGCCGCGAGAAGCCGGCGATATCCGAGTGTTCCAGCACGTAACTGCCATGCACGTGGTAGCCGCTGTGCGCGATCATCAGGCCCAGCTCGTGCAGGCGCGCGGCCCAGCCGAGCATGCGCGCGTCGTCGGCATCGAGCCGCCAGCGTTCCTGCACCTGTTCCAGCAGTGACAGCGCGGTGTCCTGCACACGGTCGGCCTGCACGGTATCGATGCCGTAGCGCTGGCTGAGCGCGGACACCGATTCATCGCGCAGATCGTTCTCGCCAGCGCGGCCGACGATGTCGTAGAGGATGCCTTCGCGCATCGCGGCCTTGCTGACCAGCAGCTTCTGCAGGCCCAGCGCCTGGAAGGCGGCCTCCAGCACCAGGATGCCGCCGGCAATGATCGGGCGGCGGTCGCTGGACAGTCCCGGCAACTGGATGTCGTCGATCTTCTTGGCCTTCAGCAGTTCGTCGCGCAGTTGCGGCAGGGCCTCGGCGGTAATCGCGCCCTTGCTCAGCTTCATCGTCGCGCAGATCTCGCTGATCGCCTTGTGCGTGCCGGACGAGCCCAAGGCTTCCTGCCAGCCCAGCGCGCGGTACTTGCTGGCGAAGGGCTGGAACTCGCGGCCGATCTCGGCCAGTGCGTCCTTCCAGCGCTTCTTGCTCAGCTTGCCGCCGGGGAAGAAGCGCCGGGTGCTGGCGATGCAGCCGGCCTGCAGGCTTTCGCGCTCCAGGGTCTGCATGCCCATGCCGATGATGAATTCGGTGGAGCCGCCGCCGATGTCGATGACCAGCCGGCGCTGGCCGGGCTTGGGCGGTTGTGCATGGGCCACGCCCAGGTAGATCAGGCGCGCTTCTTCGCGGCCGCTGACCACTTCGATGGCGTGCCCGAGCGCGGTTTCGGCGGGAACCAGGAACGACTGCGGTGAACGCAGCTGGCGCACGGTATTGGTGGCCAGTGCGCGCACCCGGTGCGGCGGTACATTGCGGATGCGCTGGCCGAAGCGGGCCAGGCATTCCAGCGCGCGCTGCCGGGCAGCGGAGGAGAGCCCGCCTTTGCCGTCCAGGCCGTCGGCCATGCGCACCGTCTCGCGCAGGCGGTCGATTACCCGCAGCTGGCCGAGCGTGTAGCGCGCGATGACCATGTGGAAACTATTGGAGCCAAGGTCGATGGCGGCCAGCAGGTCGCCATCCTGCAATGCGGGCGGAGTCGTGGTGGTGTGCGGCATGGACGAATGTTAGCCGAAGGGGCGGTGTGCTCGTCACCGCGCGGCCTTCACATTTTGGAAGAGGGGAGTGCGGCAGGGCTGCGCCCTGCACCCGCAGAGGCCAGAGCAACAGCAACAGCAACAGCAACAGCAACAGCAACAGCAACAGCGGGCTATCCGTGGGATGGCGGGGCGGGTCCGATGGCAGGGGACGCCGTGAACCCGTCCATGGGGGCTTGGTCGCCGCATCCATGCGGCTCACACCCCTGCCACCGGACCCACCCCGCCTTCGACAGTTCTCTGCGATCTGCCGGGACGGCGTTCTGCGCGGCTGTTGGTGGGTGTCGACCTTGGTCGACACGGTAGATCCACGCCATGCGTGGATGAATCCAAACGTGCCGACCAAGGTCGACACCTACCGGGTCAGAGACCCTGCATCAGTGCCATCTGCGCAGAATGCGGTGCCTCGTCGTGGGCGGGCGCACGCTTGTGGTAGATGCCGTCGGCATCCAGTTCCCAGGCATTGAGGTTGTCGTCCAGGTAGTTCTGCAGGACCTCGCGGTAGACCCGCTTGGCCAGCTCCGGGTCGAGGATCGGGAAGCAGGTCTCGACCCGGCGCAGCAGGTTGCGTTCCAGCCAGTCGGCGCTGGCGCAGTACATCTCCGGTGCGCCGTCGTTGCCGAACCAGTAGACGCGGCTGTGCTCCAGGAAGCGGCCGACGATCGAGCGCACGCGGATGTTGTCCGAGATGCCCGGCACACCCGGGCGCAGGGTGCAGGCGCCGCGGATGATCAGGTCGATCTGCACGCCGGCCTGCGAGGCGGCGTACAGCGCGCGCACCACCTGCGGTTCGTTCAGGGCGTTCATCTTGGCGATGATCCGCGCCGGGCGGCCGGCGGCGGCGATGCGCGTCTCGCGCTCGATGCGGCCGAGGATGCCAGTGTGCAGGGTGAAGGGCGACTGCAGCAGGCGCTTGAGCTTCATCTTCGACGCCAGCCCGGACAGCTGCTGGAACAGCAGGTGCACGTCGTTGCCGATGTCCGCATCGGCGGTGATCAGGCTGATGTCGGTGTACGCGCGGGCGGTGCCGCTGTGGTAGTTGCCGGTGCCCAGGTGCACGTAGCGGCGCAGCTTGCGGCCCTCGCGGCGCACGATCAGCAGCATCTTGGCGTGGGTCTTGTAGCCGACCACGCCGTACACCACCTGCACGCCGGCCTCCTGCAGGCGATCGGCCAGGCCGAGGTTGGCTTCTTCGTCGAAGCGCGCGCGCAGTTCGACCAC includes the following:
- a CDS encoding TonB-dependent receptor, yielding MTSRTTPLGQAIRYALATTATLAALPAFAQSGSTAAPTTLDRIEITGSRIRQVDVETAQPVLALSRLDIERQGFSSVADILQNVTAMGSPAISRANALSSGENTGGTYIDMRNLGAQRTLVLVNGKRLGISTSGLQDVSSLPVSAVERIEVLKDGASAIYGSDAMAGVVNIITRSNVNGVTANVYHGQYSEGDGARDRFDVVGGWSNDRVSLTLALEHSEEKSVWAKDRWFSKYGVSDRHPNDASNWTTLSQWGQVTGLKGGPGCTNTKDGCGYSLNRGADPTNPANYHLTDATPFTGDVSNANEQMHVMYPLKRDSVYFDGRFKITDQVNLRTEFGYNKRSAERQIAGYPLQSSSVSISGDPTATGLMSKDSYFNPFGNQHGYAKPTDVAWNRRTWEIPRVSTSELKTYRAVVSLDGSFEIGQRYFDWDVGYQYNRNELTATATGNLHKKRVRDAVGPSFLDPATGKVMCGRPGAVISGCTPWNPLVPYGKNDPNGLTGNEELMAWLFPAEHTTGRTTTKNAFANLSGSIMTLPAGDLGFAFGVESRKEDGRYTPDALAQTGATTNLAAGPTGGSYNVKEAYLELSVPVLADLPGARELSFSAATRYSKYNTFGNTLNSKFGFKWKPIDQLLVRGTWAEGFRAPTINDLYGGGSETFAQFSDPCDTVFGSAKGSAEVRARCARDIADAANFRQLKQGNAPVTTAQDATPTPFVSGSNPLLVPETSTSKTLGLVWSPTFLSNLNVALDWWKIRIDNTIVGDSPNQILRDCYEQGIESRCSRFSRDPSNGIVTGLKFGNRNAGFAETEGYDLDVSYRVDTSYGKLSAGWTSTYVSKNVYRSTNDVREAITPINGVANTIGTATSLAFRVRSNLVLGWDVGDFGVSWTARYYSGVKERCLNASRYADECSDPTFLAPWLKSPTAYNERGAVTFHDVQFRYNLPWDATVSVGANNVFGKEAPVMYSKPNSSFSYYGGYDIGRFMYMKYQQRF
- the ppx gene encoding exopolyphosphatase: MPHTTTTPPALQDGDLLAAIDLGSNSFHMVIARYTLGQLRVIDRLRETVRMADGLDGKGGLSSAARQRALECLARFGQRIRNVPPHRVRALATNTVRQLRSPQSFLVPAETALGHAIEVVSGREEARLIYLGVAHAQPPKPGQRRLVIDIGGGSTEFIIGMGMQTLERESLQAGCIASTRRFFPGGKLSKKRWKDALAEIGREFQPFASKYRALGWQEALGSSGTHKAISEICATMKLSKGAITAEALPQLRDELLKAKKIDDIQLPGLSSDRRPIIAGGILVLEAAFQALGLQKLLVSKAAMREGILYDIVGRAGENDLRDESVSALSQRYGIDTVQADRVQDTALSLLEQVQERWRLDADDARMLGWAARLHELGLMIAHSGYHVHGSYVLEHSDIAGFSRQEQQMLAALVRSHRRSVTKTAFDALPERLLLTARRLAALLRLAVLLNRAHEDDPLPALELTADDNRLSLIVPQAFIDARPLLRADLIGETDGIAGLGIQFRPFVA